From a single Cyclobacterium marinum DSM 745 genomic region:
- a CDS encoding RNA polymerase sigma factor: MKSFFESHLWPLKNRLFRFALLWLKDRDKAQDAVQDTMYKGFMQQDYLATIQNPTGWMVKTLKHEALQQIREAGRWGALEEIGDLPLEEVEAVDLSMKTKMVFKFIEKLPERQKEIFFLREVEGLTHKEMATYLELNEGQVKVELHRARKKLKSFLENYGK, translated from the coding sequence ATGAAGTCCTTTTTTGAATCTCATTTATGGCCCTTAAAAAACCGGCTCTTTCGATTTGCCTTATTATGGTTAAAGGATCGGGATAAGGCACAGGACGCTGTGCAGGACACCATGTACAAAGGGTTTATGCAACAGGATTATCTTGCCACCATCCAAAACCCAACCGGGTGGATGGTGAAGACCTTAAAGCATGAGGCCCTTCAGCAAATCAGGGAAGCAGGTAGATGGGGAGCACTGGAGGAGATTGGGGATTTGCCGTTGGAAGAAGTGGAGGCAGTTGATCTCAGCATGAAAACCAAGATGGTATTCAAATTTATTGAGAAACTTCCTGAGCGACAAAAAGAAATTTTCTTCCTCAGAGAGGTAGAAGGGCTGACGCATAAGGAAATGGCTACTTATCTGGAACTGAACGAAGGACAGGTAAAGGTGGAATTGCACCGTGCTAGAAAAAAATTAAAATCATTTCTTGAGAATTATGGAAAATAA
- a CDS encoding DUF4252 domain-containing protein, whose protein sequence is MKKTIFLALCLLPCWLQAQTEVIEQFYEKYRQDERFSRVYISPKLMQMAGGFLSSNMEQEDKDAENLMELITRIKGIRILSAEKIGGLSLFDEAMRDLKTNLYEELMDVRDKDSSLKFMVREEGGRIKELLMVSGSTSEFTLMSMLGDFTYQDLNMLSENTNLPGMEEYTRAKKQK, encoded by the coding sequence ATGAAAAAGACAATATTCTTGGCATTGTGCTTATTGCCCTGCTGGCTACAAGCACAGACAGAAGTGATAGAGCAGTTTTATGAGAAATACCGTCAGGATGAGCGTTTCTCTAGGGTATACATAAGCCCTAAATTAATGCAAATGGCCGGTGGATTTCTTAGTTCCAATATGGAGCAAGAGGATAAAGATGCCGAAAATCTCATGGAATTAATTACCAGAATCAAAGGGATTAGAATTCTCTCTGCCGAAAAAATTGGGGGCTTGAGTTTGTTTGATGAAGCCATGAGAGACTTGAAAACGAACCTTTATGAAGAACTAATGGATGTGAGGGACAAGGATAGCTCCCTGAAGTTTATGGTCCGAGAAGAAGGGGGGAGAATCAAGGAATTGCTTATGGTATCGGGGTCTACCAGTGAATTTACCTTGATGAGCATGCTGGGGGATTTTACTTACCAAGACCTTAACATGCTTTCTGAAAACACCAATTTGCCGGGAATGGAAGAATATACCCGGGCAAAGAAACAAAAATAA
- a CDS encoding DUF4252 domain-containing protein, whose translation MNRLAIVAILTLLIALPGAVHAQSKSVDQLYKQYKGQENFFHLDLAGNFLDFAKGWNLEIEEANLDAITESIERVKFFKLPVRGSRALADFRKLSKGLDKEHYELMMDATDKDSGLSIYSKGKDMVDGLVLMIRSDNDKEFMVIELEGRFDQKTLAKVGKAI comes from the coding sequence ATGAATCGATTAGCAATTGTAGCAATATTGACGCTCTTGATCGCACTTCCTGGCGCAGTGCATGCACAAAGCAAAAGTGTAGACCAACTGTACAAGCAATACAAGGGGCAGGAAAATTTCTTTCATTTGGACCTTGCCGGCAATTTTCTGGATTTTGCCAAAGGCTGGAATCTTGAAATAGAGGAGGCCAATCTTGATGCCATTACGGAAAGCATTGAAAGGGTAAAATTCTTTAAGTTGCCGGTGCGAGGCTCGCGTGCATTGGCAGATTTTCGCAAACTAAGCAAGGGCTTGGACAAGGAGCATTATGAGCTAATGATGGATGCCACTGACAAGGATAGCGGATTGTCCATCTATTCCAAAGGGAAGGATATGGTGGATGGATTGGTTTTGATGATACGCTCAGACAATGACAAAGAATTTATGGTCATAGAGCTGGAGGGTCGATTTGATCAAAAAACCTTGGCCAAAGTGGGCAAAGCCATTTAG
- a CDS encoding superoxide dismutase family protein → MKTLNYFLFIGAVSLAVACGPGANNSEESATDRLEITENQMDNMESETDTAEQTAMAVLSGASGSEVSGTATFTQTAEGKVKLVLSVNNLSTGKHAVHLHENGDCSAEDASSAGGHWNPADDEHGKRGENEFHAGDIDNLTVGEDGIGSLVMVVDGWSIGDGEDSDILNKAVIIHAEADDFTSQPSGAAGSRVACGVIQEST, encoded by the coding sequence ATGAAGACACTTAATTATTTTCTCTTTATCGGGGCTGTATCCCTGGCAGTTGCCTGCGGACCCGGAGCCAATAATTCCGAGGAAAGTGCTACCGATAGACTAGAAATTACAGAAAACCAGATGGACAATATGGAAAGTGAAACCGATACTGCCGAGCAGACAGCCATGGCTGTACTCTCAGGAGCTAGTGGAAGTGAGGTTTCAGGGACGGCTACCTTTACGCAAACAGCCGAAGGAAAAGTTAAATTGGTGTTGTCAGTAAACAACTTGTCAACCGGAAAGCATGCTGTTCACTTGCATGAGAATGGAGATTGCAGTGCTGAAGATGCATCTTCTGCCGGCGGGCATTGGAACCCTGCGGATGATGAGCACGGTAAAAGGGGTGAAAATGAATTTCATGCCGGAGATATAGACAATTTGACCGTTGGAGAAGATGGCATAGGATCCTTGGTAATGGTGGTAGACGGATGGTCTATCGGTGACGGGGAAGATTCAGATATCCTAAACAAAGCGGTAATTATTCATGCAGAGGCTGATGACTTTACTTCCCAACCTTCCGGAGCCGCCGGATCAAGGGTGGCCTGTGGAGTAATACAGGAATCCACCTAA
- a CDS encoding VOC family protein — translation MEHKIKSIRPFIGAKDYKLSRQFYSDLGFAEIVLSSKMSYFKSGAFGFYLQDAYVKDWVDNTMVFMEVEDLAMHLEKIKAFNLPQKYSGVRLSEIVTNDWGSEYFLHDPSGILWHIGAFLG, via the coding sequence ATGGAACATAAAATCAAGTCAATTCGGCCGTTTATTGGTGCCAAAGATTATAAGCTTTCCCGGCAATTTTATTCCGATCTGGGCTTTGCCGAAATCGTGCTTTCCAGCAAGATGTCCTACTTCAAATCCGGTGCCTTTGGCTTCTACCTGCAGGATGCCTATGTCAAAGACTGGGTAGACAATACCATGGTCTTTATGGAAGTGGAAGACTTGGCCATGCATCTGGAAAAAATAAAAGCCTTCAACCTCCCCCAAAAGTACAGCGGCGTCCGCCTATCCGAAATCGTCACCAACGACTGGGGCAGCGAATATTTCCTACACGACCCTTCTGGGATTTTATGGCATATTGGGGCGTTTTTGGGGTAG
- a CDS encoding DNA cytosine methyltransferase — protein sequence MATINFYLDKPDKKGQAPVYLRINCNGSQIKLSTGQKIAPVQFDKKKQIAIGPKMEAIEFNHYLNFLRERADELLHNSNKRTFTQEEIKETLNQHIETYKGHNSIQIVKEQISLYGKPFAFVDLFAGAGGFSEGFLQAEVNNKYFDFIAASDINENCELTHIVRYNHQLGLEASFLKQDITEPDFLDNLLEKIGDRKIDVVCGGPPCQSFSLAGKRKKFDKKDDLFSHYLEVIKLLQPKYFVMENVKGILTKENGKIKDLIIQEINSIVDIKEIPALVLFIKKVKVKHDSFLFESIVKRVEMEKLRDGDLELSREGYIKFVDNRFKQITPKIADYKTSKTDSRINTIRHGFNILARTKEWQKLKRDIIKEKDQCNIDSDAYVDTFNSFLTKISPDNVIVEIETAFKSLKVPNEFKNDCEDIISALKIYISTFDETVDLLSSLCSESEKNELSKILESIRLYKIEKPFVVNASNYGVPQNRERVLFIGCRKDQRFISDIPPTVSEKEKVSVFEAIYDLDFIGNNEEAHHYELVDISKQYNGTAKKMKNLLKKRSASGEQNSKSGKSFADWSKEGRLIKRYQPQTKPFYVKSLQGLEKGEKYFDILNNHKTSNQNKDVIKRLQIILNNGDYRTAQSELEKCGLASNKRHYNVLNPEAQSSTIMTIPDDYIHYNSPRALTVREMARLQSFDDSFVFQGKRSTGGNNRKTEVPQFTLVGNAVPPLLARAVATEILKNIK from the coding sequence ATGGCGACTATTAATTTTTATCTTGATAAACCCGACAAAAAGGGGCAAGCACCTGTTTATTTAAGAATAAACTGTAATGGAAGTCAGATAAAACTTTCGACAGGTCAAAAGATTGCCCCAGTTCAATTTGATAAAAAAAAGCAGATAGCTATTGGTCCTAAAATGGAAGCGATAGAGTTTAATCATTATTTAAACTTTTTGAGAGAACGCGCAGATGAGTTATTACATAACTCTAATAAGCGTACTTTTACTCAAGAAGAAATAAAAGAAACGCTAAATCAACACATTGAAACATACAAAGGACATAATTCTATTCAAATTGTTAAGGAACAAATTTCACTTTACGGAAAGCCATTTGCCTTTGTAGATTTATTTGCAGGAGCGGGAGGGTTTAGCGAAGGGTTCTTGCAAGCCGAAGTGAATAATAAATATTTTGATTTTATAGCCGCTAGTGATATTAATGAAAATTGTGAGTTAACGCATATTGTTCGATATAATCATCAGCTAGGATTAGAGGCCTCATTTCTCAAACAAGACATTACGGAACCGGATTTTTTGGATAATTTACTTGAAAAAATTGGGGATAGAAAGATTGACGTTGTCTGTGGCGGACCTCCTTGCCAAAGTTTTAGTTTGGCGGGGAAAAGAAAGAAATTTGATAAAAAAGATGATTTATTTTCTCATTACTTAGAGGTCATTAAGCTTTTACAGCCAAAGTATTTTGTAATGGAGAATGTTAAGGGGATTTTAACAAAAGAAAATGGCAAAATCAAAGACTTAATAATTCAAGAGATCAACTCAATAGTTGATATTAAAGAAATTCCAGCACTTGTTTTATTCATTAAAAAAGTTAAAGTGAAGCATGATAGCTTTCTGTTTGAAAGTATTGTCAAGCGTGTTGAAATGGAAAAATTACGAGATGGAGATCTGGAACTTAGCCGTGAAGGGTATATAAAATTTGTTGATAATAGATTTAAACAAATCACTCCTAAAATAGCTGATTACAAAACGAGTAAAACAGATTCAAGGATAAATACTATCAGACACGGTTTTAATATTCTTGCTCGAACCAAAGAATGGCAAAAACTTAAACGTGATATAATCAAAGAAAAAGACCAGTGTAACATTGATAGTGATGCTTATGTTGATACATTTAATTCGTTTCTTACCAAAATTAGTCCTGATAATGTTATTGTTGAAATTGAGACAGCTTTCAAATCATTAAAGGTTCCTAATGAATTCAAAAATGATTGTGAAGATATAATCAGTGCACTTAAGATTTACATTTCAACTTTTGATGAAACAGTAGATCTTTTATCATCTTTATGTTCAGAATCAGAAAAAAACGAATTAAGTAAGATTCTTGAAAGTATTCGTCTTTATAAAATCGAAAAACCATTTGTTGTGAATGCTTCAAATTATGGAGTTCCGCAGAATCGTGAGAGGGTATTGTTCATTGGTTGTCGTAAAGATCAAAGATTCATTTCGGACATCCCCCCAACAGTTTCTGAGAAGGAAAAGGTATCTGTTTTTGAAGCGATTTATGATTTAGACTTTATAGGGAATAACGAAGAAGCTCATCACTACGAATTGGTTGATATCTCGAAACAATATAATGGGACGGCAAAGAAGATGAAAAATCTCTTAAAAAAACGTTCTGCTTCCGGTGAACAAAACTCAAAATCGGGAAAATCGTTTGCTGATTGGTCTAAGGAAGGAAGACTAATTAAAAGGTATCAGCCTCAAACAAAGCCGTTCTATGTCAAAAGCTTGCAAGGTCTTGAGAAAGGAGAGAAATACTTTGACATTCTCAACAATCATAAAACAAGTAACCAAAATAAAGATGTAATTAAAAGACTCCAGATTATTTTGAATAATGGTGATTACAGAACTGCTCAAAGTGAACTAGAAAAATGTGGATTGGCATCAAACAAAAGACATTATAATGTACTTAATCCTGAAGCACAAAGTTCAACTATAATGACAATTCCTGATGATTATATCCATTATAATTCACCAAGAGCATTGACCGTTCGTGAAATGGCGAGGTTACAGTCCTTTGATGATTCATTTGTTTTTCAAGGAAAGAGATCGACAGGAGGGAATAACCGTAAGACTGAAGTGCCACAATTTACTTTGGTAGGGAATGCTGTACCACCTTTGTTGGCAAGAGCTGTTGCAACAGAAATTTTAAAAAACATCAAATAA
- a CDS encoding MvaI/BcnI family restriction endonuclease has protein sequence MRKLTEIEQNKIKLLTKNQISLALIEPTETGLKKSIMDATGSVRSFLKENKIHDYDIQGQGPENKVQIDTKIYEDFHIINSKASLYRPQTKKGDPRIWFSGLTKVANPNDIVALIFYSGSFHVFNLTQFNVESLLNSSHINPFKELILEINGKTKEIALELLNMLRKIASSGPIPSLVAADTSVGRTLETALGIDINSSKQPDYKGIELKSFRSSRKNRKNLFAQVPDWSLSKFKSSAEILDAFGYHRKDDFKLNCTVSAITQNSQGLSLRLDSDIKQLIENSDNPEIGDFVVWTLDKLHKRLLQKHRETFWVEAESTSIDGIEHFQYSIVEHTKKPIVSQFDLLIDQGIITLDHLIKRNSRGAVVEKGPLFKIKPSGLDLLFPPSEKYNLR, from the coding sequence ATGAGAAAGTTAACTGAGATAGAACAAAATAAAATTAAGCTACTGACAAAAAATCAAATTTCTCTGGCACTCATTGAACCAACAGAAACAGGTTTGAAAAAATCAATAATGGATGCTACTGGTTCAGTTAGGAGTTTTTTGAAGGAAAATAAAATTCACGATTACGACATCCAAGGGCAAGGCCCTGAAAATAAAGTGCAGATTGACACAAAGATTTATGAAGATTTCCACATTATAAACTCAAAAGCTTCTTTGTACAGGCCACAAACCAAAAAAGGCGACCCAAGAATATGGTTTTCTGGACTTACAAAAGTTGCAAACCCAAATGATATTGTTGCTTTAATCTTTTATTCCGGTTCGTTTCATGTTTTCAATTTAACTCAATTTAATGTTGAATCATTATTGAATTCCAGCCATATCAATCCTTTTAAAGAACTTATTTTAGAGATAAATGGTAAAACTAAAGAAATTGCTTTAGAACTTTTGAACATGTTGAGAAAGATTGCCAGTTCAGGGCCTATTCCATCTTTGGTAGCAGCTGACACTTCTGTTGGAAGAACTTTAGAGACAGCCTTGGGGATTGACATCAATTCATCCAAACAACCTGATTATAAAGGAATAGAACTCAAATCATTTAGAAGTAGTAGGAAAAATAGGAAAAACTTGTTTGCACAAGTGCCGGACTGGTCTTTAAGTAAATTCAAAAGTTCGGCAGAAATTTTAGATGCGTTTGGTTATCACAGGAAGGATGATTTTAAACTGAATTGCACAGTATCGGCAATTACCCAAAATTCCCAAGGTTTATCGTTGCGGCTTGATTCTGATATAAAACAACTCATTGAAAATTCGGATAATCCTGAAATCGGAGACTTTGTTGTTTGGACTTTGGATAAACTACATAAAAGACTATTACAAAAACACCGTGAAACTTTTTGGGTTGAAGCAGAAAGCACTTCAATTGATGGAATTGAGCATTTTCAATACTCAATTGTGGAGCATACGAAAAAGCCAATTGTATCTCAATTCGATCTATTAATAGATCAGGGAATTATTACTTTAGACCATTTAATTAAGAGGAATTCAAGAGGAGCTGTTGTTGAGAAAGGGCCATTGTTCAAAATAAAACCTTCAGGCCTTGACCTTCTCTTTCCTCCAAGCGAGAAATATAACCTAAGATAA
- a CDS encoding response regulator transcription factor, with protein MKILVIEDEIDLQQSIKESLVKEDYLVETASDYHSAIEKVFVYQYDCILLDIMLPHGSGLDILDELKQAGKTENIIIISARNSLDDKLKGLELGADDYLTKPFHLAELNARVKAVLRRKNLAGENGIAFKNTRLDISERLFFVNGQNISLNRKEFDILYYFLLNKKRLVTKTGLAEYVWGDNSDQADNLDFVYYQIKNLRKKLQDAQAEIEIESVYGIGYKLMEI; from the coding sequence GTGAAAATTTTAGTTATTGAAGACGAAATAGACTTACAACAGAGTATAAAGGAATCCTTAGTAAAAGAAGATTACCTCGTGGAAACGGCCTCTGACTATCATTCGGCCATTGAGAAAGTATTTGTCTACCAATACGACTGTATTCTATTGGACATTATGCTGCCCCATGGGAGTGGTTTGGATATTCTGGACGAACTGAAGCAGGCGGGGAAAACGGAAAATATCATCATTATTTCAGCCAGAAATTCTCTGGATGACAAGCTTAAAGGCCTGGAGCTTGGGGCAGACGATTACCTGACCAAACCCTTTCACTTGGCTGAACTTAATGCGAGGGTTAAGGCAGTGCTAAGAAGGAAAAACCTAGCGGGTGAAAATGGCATTGCTTTTAAAAACACCCGGCTGGATATCAGCGAACGATTGTTTTTTGTAAATGGCCAGAATATTTCTCTCAACCGAAAAGAATTTGATATCCTCTATTATTTTTTACTCAATAAAAAGCGATTGGTGACCAAAACCGGATTGGCCGAATATGTCTGGGGTGACAATTCAGACCAAGCCGATAACCTGGACTTTGTGTATTACCAAATCAAAAACCTTCGCAAAAAATTGCAGGACGCTCAGGCTGAAATAGAAATAGAATCCGTATACGGGATAGGTTATAAACTTATGGAAATATGA
- a CDS encoding sensor histidine kinase has product MKLLNQSLKYLSISILGIVTVWSVVFYMNMLNEIKSSIDEGLENYKRLIIQNAQVDATILTKTYFDESFFTLRKIAAEEALKMRDSYIDTEIYMQDADDQAPEPEPVRMLTTAFEYNGQYYELKVANSMVEEDDLINELFWDVVWLYILLIAGIMVVNNIVLKKLWKPFYDFLKELKNYRLGSTQKLPETNTQTREFLDLQQAVNTLLQHSLAAFEQQKEFIGNASHELQTPLAMVTNKLELLLESSDLKQAEAEKIAAIFQIIERLVRLNQSLLLLSKIDNKQFFDNQQVSINEVVQQNRLELEELASFKALNITVTELEVLKVTIDPTLADILVANLLKNALFHNIKNGRVNISLSKDSLRLCNTGVSQPLESEKLFSRFHKTDSRSSGTGLGLSIVKAIADLYGFTIAYHFEKGEHVFEVKFSSL; this is encoded by the coding sequence ATGAAGCTCCTCAACCAGTCTCTGAAATACCTGTCTATTTCCATCTTGGGAATTGTTACTGTTTGGTCAGTGGTATTTTATATGAATATGCTTAATGAAATCAAAAGCAGTATTGACGAAGGACTGGAAAACTACAAGCGCTTAATTATACAGAATGCTCAGGTGGATGCTACCATATTGACCAAAACCTATTTCGACGAAAGTTTCTTTACCCTCCGCAAAATAGCTGCTGAAGAAGCCCTCAAAATGAGGGATAGCTATATTGACACGGAAATCTACATGCAGGATGCAGATGACCAGGCTCCCGAGCCGGAACCGGTAAGGATGTTGACGACGGCCTTTGAATACAATGGGCAATACTACGAGCTCAAAGTGGCCAATTCAATGGTGGAGGAAGACGATCTGATAAACGAGCTCTTTTGGGATGTAGTTTGGCTTTACATACTCCTTATTGCAGGCATAATGGTAGTCAATAATATTGTACTGAAAAAGTTGTGGAAGCCTTTTTATGATTTCCTAAAGGAACTGAAAAATTACCGCCTTGGAAGTACCCAGAAGCTTCCTGAAACAAATACCCAAACTAGAGAATTTTTGGATTTACAACAGGCTGTCAATACCCTCTTGCAGCACAGCTTGGCCGCATTTGAACAACAAAAGGAGTTTATAGGCAATGCCTCCCATGAGTTACAAACCCCACTGGCCATGGTGACAAATAAACTTGAACTGCTTCTGGAAAGCAGTGATTTAAAACAGGCTGAAGCTGAAAAGATTGCCGCGATTTTTCAGATCATTGAAAGACTTGTTCGCCTAAATCAATCCTTGCTCCTGCTTTCCAAGATTGACAACAAACAGTTTTTTGACAACCAGCAGGTATCTATAAATGAAGTTGTGCAGCAAAATCGGTTAGAGCTGGAAGAGCTGGCATCATTCAAAGCCTTAAATATTACTGTCACTGAGTTAGAAGTATTAAAGGTAACTATCGACCCCACCCTGGCCGACATCCTTGTGGCTAACCTGCTTAAGAATGCCCTTTTCCACAATATTAAAAATGGAAGGGTGAACATAAGCTTGTCAAAAGATAGTCTCCGCTTATGTAATACGGGCGTTTCCCAGCCTTTGGAAAGCGAAAAACTTTTCAGCCGTTTTCACAAAACAGACTCTCGATCTAGCGGTACAGGCTTAGGTCTTTCTATTGTTAAAGCCATTGCTGACTTGTACGGTTTTACCATAGCTTACCATTTTGAAAAGGGGGAGCATGTCTTTGAAGTTAAATTTTCTTCTCTCTAA
- a CDS encoding PepSY-like domain-containing protein: MKKQLLIIGAFSLFGFTQAQDISQDQVPSLILNQFKADYAKASDIEWEKEGEFYSVEFETGWNVDHEIWYNAGGDLVKHKEDIPTKELPIQVKEKIKEEFSNYSIDDLERISEEGKVVYKMELNSIWKQDWEVVIDAEGGILNKVAD, translated from the coding sequence ATGAAAAAGCAACTATTAATAATCGGCGCATTTAGCTTATTTGGGTTTACCCAAGCTCAGGACATCTCTCAAGACCAGGTTCCCTCCCTAATATTGAATCAATTCAAGGCTGATTATGCAAAAGCATCAGACATAGAATGGGAAAAGGAGGGAGAATTTTACAGTGTGGAATTTGAAACCGGTTGGAATGTGGACCATGAAATCTGGTACAATGCCGGCGGAGATTTGGTAAAACACAAAGAGGATATTCCTACCAAGGAATTACCCATACAGGTAAAAGAAAAGATAAAAGAAGAGTTTAGCAATTACAGCATTGATGATTTGGAGCGCATTTCTGAAGAGGGAAAGGTGGTTTATAAAATGGAACTTAATTCCATATGGAAGCAAGATTGGGAGGTAGTAATAGATGCTGAAGGAGGTATACTTAATAAAGTGGCGGACTAA
- a CDS encoding porin, producing the protein MLKKMIVLVLLLTGTKAFAQEENNGGDRWYDKIHFGGYMQVRYNKLLETNPNLGCEQCDEYWGGAGGGLSLRRVRFKFYGQISPRVFVYIQPDLSKSVGESIHVARIKDAYLDVGLDADNEFRVRIGQSKVPFGFENMQSSSTRLPLDRNDAINSGVKDERDVGVFLYWASKEKRTLMKELKSYKHSGDFGVFALGFYNGQTANHPDLNNEFHLVSRFSYPIELGNQVVEPGIQAYSGKYVITEHSPEIEVNTDGYLDQRAALSFLLYPKPFGIQAEYNVGRGPEYDHASNSIKVKHLEGGYATLSYMVNRGETLFTPFVRFQYYDGGKKHELDARSYTVKDTEIGIEWSPFDHFELVAEYAISDRRYEDYELQDNHQTGSLMRFQAQLKF; encoded by the coding sequence ATGCTAAAAAAAATGATTGTATTGGTGTTGTTATTGACAGGCACCAAAGCTTTTGCTCAGGAAGAAAACAATGGTGGCGATAGGTGGTATGATAAAATCCATTTTGGAGGATACATGCAGGTGCGATACAATAAATTGCTGGAAACCAATCCTAATCTTGGTTGTGAACAATGCGATGAATATTGGGGTGGAGCGGGTGGTGGTCTTTCTTTGCGAAGGGTTAGATTTAAGTTTTATGGCCAAATTAGCCCGAGGGTTTTCGTGTACATCCAACCGGATCTTTCCAAATCTGTAGGTGAATCCATCCATGTGGCCCGAATCAAAGATGCATATTTGGACGTAGGGCTAGATGCTGACAATGAATTTAGGGTTAGAATAGGTCAAAGTAAGGTGCCATTTGGCTTTGAAAACATGCAGTCCAGTAGTACTCGCCTGCCTTTGGATAGAAATGATGCCATCAACAGTGGGGTAAAGGATGAACGGGATGTGGGTGTGTTTTTGTATTGGGCGAGTAAAGAAAAGCGTACACTGATGAAGGAGCTCAAATCCTACAAGCATTCAGGAGATTTCGGTGTTTTTGCCTTGGGGTTTTACAATGGGCAAACTGCTAATCATCCGGATCTAAACAATGAATTTCATCTGGTCTCCAGATTTTCCTATCCTATTGAATTAGGCAATCAAGTTGTAGAGCCTGGAATTCAGGCTTATTCAGGAAAGTATGTGATTACTGAGCATAGTCCTGAAATTGAAGTCAATACAGACGGGTATTTGGACCAAAGGGCAGCACTATCCTTCCTGCTTTACCCCAAGCCATTTGGTATTCAGGCCGAGTACAATGTAGGTAGAGGTCCGGAGTATGACCATGCCAGCAATTCAATAAAGGTGAAGCACTTGGAGGGGGGATATGCTACCCTTTCTTACATGGTAAATAGAGGAGAAACCTTGTTTACCCCATTTGTTCGTTTTCAGTATTATGATGGAGGGAAAAAACATGAGTTGGATGCACGAAGTTATACCGTAAAGGACACGGAAATTGGCATAGAATGGAGTCCTTTTGACCATTTTGAGTTGGTAGCTGAATATGCTATTTCTGATCGAAGGTATGAAGATTATGAGTTACAGGACAACCACCAAACCGGAAGCCTGATGCGCTTTCAGGCACAGTTGAAGTTTTGA